The Candidatus Methylomirabilota bacterium genome includes the window GGGCGCGACGTGGGTCTCGGTCCACCACGGCGGCGGCGTGGGCATGGGCTACTCGATCCACGCCGGCATGGTGGTGGTGGCGGACGGGACCGAAGCGGCCGATGCGCGCCTGCAGCGGGTGCTCACGAGCGACCCGGGC containing:
- a CDS encoding urocanate hydratase (catalyzes the formation of 4-imidazolone-5-propanoate from urocanate during histidine metabolism) translates to GATWVSVHHGGGVGMGYSIHAGMVVVADGTEAADARLQRVLTSDPGTGVMRHADAGYDRAVEVARERGVRVPMLDR